In one window of Litorilinea aerophila DNA:
- a CDS encoding carbohydrate ABC transporter permease, whose product MAALSATEIRARRRRRIDWREQLTGYLFIFPAFFLVAFFGIFPIGYAFYMSLRRWRVVDRGFVGLANYEKAIGDWMGGLLFVVGLLLIIGAYYVWVLAFESQNNRGLAGKATVALILLGSGVFINLGWSRMMAAGDPAFLESLPITLYYAVGSVPVQLAIALVLAYILFQKIRGQEFFRMIFFLPYITPVIATALVFRTIFSPRPTSLANRFLEIVGIEAQRWLFEPKPVLQLIFGDTLLGWKLQGFWAGPSLALVSIILFGIWTYVGYNTVIFLAGLGNIPSTLYEAAEIDGANQWQLFRYITVPLLSPVTFYLSLVGFIGTFKAFNHIYVLQVPSAQNTVQTTSVAIFNTFFKASQFGYATAEAMLLFAIILFLTFVQTKIFGERVFYG is encoded by the coding sequence CTTCGGCATCTTTCCCATCGGCTATGCCTTTTACATGAGCCTGCGCCGCTGGCGGGTGGTAGACCGGGGCTTTGTTGGCCTGGCCAACTACGAGAAAGCCATCGGCGACTGGATGGGGGGCCTGCTGTTTGTGGTGGGTCTGCTGTTGATCATCGGCGCCTACTACGTCTGGGTGCTGGCCTTTGAGTCCCAAAACAACCGGGGACTGGCGGGTAAAGCGACCGTTGCCCTGATCCTGTTGGGCAGCGGCGTTTTTATTAACCTGGGTTGGAGCCGCATGATGGCCGCCGGGGATCCCGCCTTCCTGGAGTCCCTGCCCATCACCCTGTACTACGCGGTGGGTTCTGTGCCCGTGCAATTAGCCATTGCCCTGGTGCTGGCCTACATTCTGTTCCAGAAAATTCGAGGGCAGGAATTTTTCCGCATGATCTTCTTCCTCCCCTACATCACGCCCGTGATCGCCACCGCGCTGGTCTTTCGCACCATCTTCAGCCCCCGGCCCACCTCGTTGGCTAACCGTTTCCTGGAGATAGTGGGGATTGAAGCCCAGCGATGGCTCTTTGAGCCGAAGCCGGTGCTGCAGTTGATCTTCGGGGATACCCTGTTGGGGTGGAAGCTCCAGGGCTTCTGGGCGGGCCCGAGCCTGGCCCTGGTCTCGATTATCCTCTTCGGCATCTGGACCTATGTGGGCTACAACACGGTCATCTTCCTGGCTGGCCTGGGCAATATTCCCAGCACCCTCTACGAAGCGGCCGAGATCGACGGCGCCAACCAGTGGCAACTTTTCCGCTATATCACCGTACCCCTGCTTTCGCCGGTGACCTTCTACCTGTCGCTGGTGGGCTTCATCGGCACGTTCAAAGCCTTCAACCACATCTACGTGCTCCAGGTGCCATCCGCCCAAAACACGGTCCAGACCACCAGCGTCGCCATTTTCAACACCTTCTTTAAGGCCAGCCAATTCGGCTATGCCACAGCCGAAGCCATGCTGCTTTTCGCCATCATCCTGTTCCTAACCTTTGTGCAGACCAAGATCTTCGGCGAAAGGGTGTTCTATGGCTAA